TTTACCTCTATTGGCTTGGGTAAACTCACGCACAAATTGCATCAAATATGGGTCTTCTGCAATCATAAATGTGGTAATTGGAATGTGTAAACGCCTCGCTTGTTGCGCCATAGCATAACACTTGTTAGTGATGTATGGGTCTAGCCCATTACTATTTTTATAATATTGACCATCAGGCAAACGCAAACAACTTGGTTTACCATCAGTTATCATAAAAATTTGCTTATTGGTGTTTCGCTTACGTCGAAGCATATCCATAGCTAATTGTAAACCTGCAACTGTATTTGTGTGATATGGTCCAACTTTGAGATATGGCAAATCCTTAATTTTAATTGGCCAAGCATCGTTCCCAAAAACTAGAATCTCAATAGAGTCTTTAGGGTAACGTGTGGTTATCAATTCTGACAACGCCATAGCAACTTTCTTTGCTGGCGTAATACGGTCTTCGCCATATAAAATCATACTATGGCTGATGTCAATCATCAAAACCGTACTCATCTGGCTTTTATGAAGTGTTTCTTCAACAACCAAATCGTCTTCAGTAAGATTAAAATCTCCTATTCCATTGTTAACTTGAGCATTTCGTAAACTTTCAGTCATTGATACTTTATCTAAAGCATCTCCAAACTGATACGCTCTAAAATCGCCAGTATGTTCATCTCCTAAGCCAACACCTTTACTTTTATGATTGCCTGCACCACTTCGTTTTATTTTACCAAAAATATGATCTAGCGCTTGTTGTCGGATAGCGCGTTCTGTTTTAGCAGTAATTGTTAATCTACCCTTTCCATCGCCTTCTCCATCGCCTTGACCAGTAGGGTCAATTTCTTCGCGGATATAACCTTTGTTCTTTAAATCTTCAATAAAATCATCAATACTATAATCTGGCGTAGTTAATTCATATTCTTTATCCAATTGACGTAACCAATCAATAGCTTCGTCAAAATCACCTGAAGTATAAGTGATTAACTCTTTAAAAATTTCAAAAAGCTTGTCAAAAGGTGACTGATGTGGCGCTTCGTATGTTTTAAATACAAAGCCCGTTTTTTTCTTTTTTTCCTGCATAGCCATGTAAAAATAATGCTTTTATAAGTGGTTACTAAAAGCATTAACATCACTTTTATAAATCCTTCAATAGTTTTCCTTAATTTTAAGCATTACTCTAACTAACCAATTTTTAAAATGAAACAATTTTTCTCTTTTGTTATGCTAATATGCATAACATTCCTTTCTGCTCAAGAATTCTCAATGGACATGGTTAAAAACATGGAACCTAGAAACATTGGTCCAGGTGGCATGTCTGGTCGTGTAACTGCGATTGATGTTGTAAACAATAATCCCGATGTAATGTACGTAGGTACTGCATCTGGTGGTCTTTGGAAATCTACTTCTGGAGGAATTAAATGGGAACCGATTTTTGACAAAGAATTAACGGCTTCTATTGGTGCTGTCGAGATACAACAATCTAACCCTAGCGTCATTTGGGTTGGAACAGGAGAAGGAAATCCACGTAACTCACTTAATGGCGGTTATGGCGTTTATAAATCACTTGATGGTGGGAAAACTTGGATGGCTATGGGCTTAGAAAAAACCCGTCATATTCATAGAATCATTGTAGACCCAACAAATCCAGACGTAGTTTATGTCGGTGCCATTGGTTCTCCTTGGGGTGAACATCCAGAGCGTGGTGTTTTTAAAACGACTGATGGTGGAAAAACATGGGATAAAATCTTATTCGCTAATAATAAAACTGGGGTTGCAGATTTAGTTATGGACCCAACAAACCCAAACAAGCTGTTTGTTGCAATGTGGGAACATAAACGTGACCCATGGTTTTTTAAATCAGGTGGCGAAGGTTCTTCATTACAAATGACACATGATGGCGGAAAAACATGGAAAAAAATTACTGATAAAGAAGGTTTTCCTAAAGGAGATTTAGGAAGAATTGGAGTTGCAATAGCTCCTGGGAAACCAAATGTTGTATATGCATTAGTTGAAGCAAAAAAGAATGCACTTTATAAGAGTGAAGATGGTGGCTTTAACTGGAAAATGATAAACAAAAAAAGCGATATTGGAAATAGACCTTTTTATTACTCTGAAATCTATGTCGACCCCCAGAATGAAAATCGTGTATACTCTGTTTTTACTTATGTAAATGTTTCTGAAGATGGTGGAAAAAACTTTAATCAACTAATGCCTGCTTATGGCGCAAATAATGGTGTGCATCCTGACCATCATGCTTGGTGGATTCATCCAGAGAATGGAAACTTTATGATAGACGGAAACGATGGCGGCATGAATATCACAAAAGATGGTGGCAAAACGTGGCGCTTTATAGGTAATTTACCTGTAGCTCAATTTTATCATATTTCAGTTGATAACGAATATCCTTATAATGTATATGGCGGTATGCAAGATAACGGTTCTTGGCGTGGCCCAGCATATGTTTGGCGTGCTCAAGGAATTCGGAATAGCTATTGGCAAGAGATTAGTTTTGGAGATGGTTTTGATGTAGTACCGGACAAAGACGATAGTCGTTATGGTTGGTCAATGAGTCAACAAGGATTTGTTAGTCGTTATGATTGGCAAACTGGAAATAATTATGGTGTTCGTCCAACACATCCAGATGCTGATGTGCAATTGCGTTTCAACTGGAATTCAGCAATAAATATTGATCCTTTTGATAATAGCACTATTTATTTCGGAAGCCAATTTGTACATAAATCAACAGATAAAGGCGAAACTTGGACAGTTATATCTGGCGATTTATCAACTAACAACCCAGAAAAGCAAAAACAATCTGAAAGTGGTGGGTTAACTATGGACGCTACTGGTGCTGAAAATCACTGTACTATTTTAGTAATTGAACCATCACCTGTAGAAAAAAATATGCTTTGGGCTGGCACTGATGATGGTCGCGTCCATTATACAACAGATGGTGGAAATTCTTGGACGGATGTGTCAAAAAACCTAAAAGGTTTACCAGAAGGTAGTTGGATTGCACAAATTAAAGCGTCTAATAAAAATAAAGGTGAAGCTCTATTGATAGCTAACGATTATAGACGTTTTAACTACACACCTTATGCCTATCGAACAAAAAACTACGGAAAAACATGGGAACGTATTGTAGATGAAAATGATGTACAAAGCTACACATTAGCAATTGTAGAGGATTTAGAAGAGTCAAACCTCATGTTCTTAGGTACTGATGATGGATTATATGTTTCTGTAAACGCAGGTGAAAAATGGACTAAATGGACCAATGGTTTCCCAACAACTTCGGTTAAAGATTTAGTAATACATCCTCGAGAACATGACTTAGTCATCGGAACTTTTGGACGCGCTGCTTGGGTCTTAGATGATATTAGACCTTTACGTGAAATGGCAAGTAACTCTTCAGTGATGAAGTCAAATATTACATTATTTGATCCACCAACAGCGTATCAAGCGTCATACCAACAACCAACAGGAAGTCGTTTTGGTGCAGACGCTATGTATCATGGCGAAAATAGAGCTGGTGGTGCTCGTTTTGCTTATGTTTTTAATAAAAAA
This DNA window, taken from Winogradskyella sp. PC-19, encodes the following:
- a CDS encoding vWA domain-containing protein, with product MQEKKKKTGFVFKTYEAPHQSPFDKLFEIFKELITYTSGDFDEAIDWLRQLDKEYELTTPDYSIDDFIEDLKNKGYIREEIDPTGQGDGEGDGKGRLTITAKTERAIRQQALDHIFGKIKRSGAGNHKSKGVGLGDEHTGDFRAYQFGDALDKVSMTESLRNAQVNNGIGDFNLTEDDLVVEETLHKSQMSTVLMIDISHSMILYGEDRITPAKKVAMALSELITTRYPKDSIEILVFGNDAWPIKIKDLPYLKVGPYHTNTVAGLQLAMDMLRRKRNTNKQIFMITDGKPSCLRLPDGQYYKNSNGLDPYITNKCYAMAQQARRLHIPITTFMIAEDPYLMQFVREFTQANRGKAFYTGLKGLGEMIFEDYENNRKKRIKG
- a CDS encoding WD40/YVTN/BNR-like repeat-containing protein, encoding MKQFFSFVMLICITFLSAQEFSMDMVKNMEPRNIGPGGMSGRVTAIDVVNNNPDVMYVGTASGGLWKSTSGGIKWEPIFDKELTASIGAVEIQQSNPSVIWVGTGEGNPRNSLNGGYGVYKSLDGGKTWMAMGLEKTRHIHRIIVDPTNPDVVYVGAIGSPWGEHPERGVFKTTDGGKTWDKILFANNKTGVADLVMDPTNPNKLFVAMWEHKRDPWFFKSGGEGSSLQMTHDGGKTWKKITDKEGFPKGDLGRIGVAIAPGKPNVVYALVEAKKNALYKSEDGGFNWKMINKKSDIGNRPFYYSEIYVDPQNENRVYSVFTYVNVSEDGGKNFNQLMPAYGANNGVHPDHHAWWIHPENGNFMIDGNDGGMNITKDGGKTWRFIGNLPVAQFYHISVDNEYPYNVYGGMQDNGSWRGPAYVWRAQGIRNSYWQEISFGDGFDVVPDKDDSRYGWSMSQQGFVSRYDWQTGNNYGVRPTHPDADVQLRFNWNSAINIDPFDNSTIYFGSQFVHKSTDKGETWTVISGDLSTNNPEKQKQSESGGLTMDATGAENHCTILVIEPSPVEKNMLWAGTDDGRVHYTTDGGNSWTDVSKNLKGLPEGSWIAQIKASNKNKGEALLIANDYRRFNYTPYAYRTKNYGKTWERIVDENDVQSYTLAIVEDLEESNLMFLGTDDGLYVSVNAGEKWTKWTNGFPTTSVKDLVIHPREHDLVIGTFGRAAWVLDDIRPLREMASNSSVMKSNITLFDPPTAYQASYQQPTGSRFGADAMYHGENRAGGARFAYVFNKKEQPKKEKKDNTSEQEETKVKWDSLSLKIYDGTRLIRTLKRKAPKENGLQRWTWYMDEAGGDRPSRRIRKSTREPGGVSVKPGTYKAVLHYGDQTSETMVEVASDPRLNVSQKNIDEVYAASKELENISQTLADASKQLVESKNIASKYQSELKKLDKETYKDQMKASDSVVKSIDKLLNKYFGKVDKRQGITRNPEVTALQRLRTASGYIRSSQTGLTTTETTLMKHAKDAVKELLNETNTFFNNEWKSYEADMKTLKTNPFKDTKTFGID